CGGCACATTTAAGTGGGATCAATGTGAAGAAGATTACTTATATTGTCTTTGGATCCATGGGAATGCTTGCAGCTCTTTCTGGAATCTTATTTACTGCCCGCTTGCAATCTGCTACAACCACTGCAGGTACCCTTTTTGAACTAGATGCCATCGCTGCTGCTTATGTAGGCGGAGTATCTTCTGCTGGTGGTGTGGGAAAAGTAACAGGTGCCATAATCGGTGCGGTTGTAATGGCATCTCTATCCAACGGGATGAATTTGCTTGGCGTAGGCATTTCCTATCAATATATGATTCGTGGAGGAGTTCTTGCCGGAGCGGTAATCTTTGATGTGATGACTCGTAAAAAAAGATAATGAACAAATATAAAAACTTGCTATCCCTGTTGATTCCCTTACTCAACAGGGATTGTACTATTTCCATTAGGTGCTATGATGAAAATAGTACACCTCAGTTGGAGAAGGGGGATAACACTCTTGCGGAGAACAGGAATTCTAGCAATTTGCGTTATTATTATTCTACTATGTCACCTTACTTTTTTATCCGCACAAAAAGTCTTCCAATCCGATTGGCAATTGCCTCAGGCGCTAAGTTCGAATAGAGAAGAACATCGTTTAGTTCTTATTACACTGGATATGGAAACACCGTTTTGGGACAAGGTGAGTGAAGGTGCCAGAATACAAGCAAAACAAAGTGATGTTAGCCTTGAAGTATGGGGAAGTTACGGTAAGAATCAAGAGGACTTCCTGAAAAATATAGAAATTGCCATTCAGTCCAAAATGGATGGGATTATCATACAGGGGCTGGATACAGAGGAATTCAAGGAATTGACGAAGGTGAAAGCAGCCTTTCATGGTATTCCCATAATAACGGTGGCAAATGATGTGCCGATGGAGGAGAGTATTCGGCGTACGTATGTTGGTTCTGACCAGTATGAAGCGGGTAAAATGATTGCAAGACAAATATTGATGGATATGGGAAGAGTGGGGAATGTCGTACTCATGTATGATAAGAACCAGGAATATTATCAAAAGCGAAGGATGGAAGGAATTCAGGATATCTTGAAATTTTACAATAATATCCATATGATCCATGCCACTACAGATGACACAAGAGAGCAGGTCATAACAACCACTCAAGCTGTGATGAACCAAGAGCCAAACATTGATGCGTTCATAGCCATCAATGCCAATGTGGCAGGAGCAATGATTGGGGAGATAAGTAAGCGCTCCCAGGTCGAACCCTACCATATCTATTCTTTTGACGATGGACCTGAGACCTTGACCTTGTTAGGGCAAGGAAAACTAGATGGTGTCATTGAACAGTCTCCGGAAGAAATGGGGAGAAAAAGTGTCCAGCTCATGAAGGAATGGCTGAACGGAGAAAGCGTCCCACTTGATAAGGACGGCTATTTGACAGATATCAGAATTAGGAAAGCAGCGGATGTCCAATGACAAGTATCCAAAAAAAGATTCTTACCCTTACAACGGTAGTATTGGTGATTATGTCAGTAATTTGGATAGCGCTTACATACTACAATCATAAAACTCATAAGCAATATAATGATATCCTGCAACGTTACCTGAGCATGAATGAAGTGACTAAGGCGAGTCAACAGTTGGTTACAGATCTGAATAACTATACCATTGATCCGACTCCAGACAGCCTTGACCAACTGACGGCAAGCAAGGAAAAGGTCCAGCAGGCAAAATACGGTGTGCATCATTTAAGAAACACAGAAAACGATTTTACTTTAACCAATTATATGAATTTAATCGATAGTTTGGTAGAAGCTACCGACAGGTCCATTATGTTTCAATCAGAAAATGATACAGAAGCCTCCGCTCAGGAATTTGCAGAAGCCACACGGATTACCACCTATATTTCCGAAACGACCTTAACTCTAATAGATACAGAGTTAAATACATTTGACCGATTTTACAGGGGAATCATGGAACAATCCAGTGAAGTTATAAAGCTCGGAATATGGAGCTTGTTGTTAATAACTTGTTTGTTGCTACTTGTCACCTACTGGTTCTCCCTTACGATCACACGACCTGTTTTTCAGCTGACAAAAGCGGCCAATGAACTGTCCAAAGGGAATTTTGATCAGCAGGTAAAAATAGAAACCAAAGATGAAATTGCCTTTCTGGCAAGGACATTTGATCGAATGAGAATCAATATAAACAACTTGATATCTGAAATTAAACAGAAGGCAGCGCTTGAACGGGAGCTTCAAGAAAGTAAGCTTCTTTTGCAAGAAAGTCAGTTTAGAAGCCTGCAGAGTCAGATCAACCCGCATTTTCTATTCAACACCCTTAATACCCTTTCCAAAAAAGCCTATCTCGAAGGGTCTGAAGAGACGAGTGATCTCCTGGTGAGCGTTGCTGGAATTCTGCGTTACAACTTAAAGCAGCAAGACCGTTCTGTAACACTTCACGATGAAATACAAGTATTAAAGCAATATATGGACATACAGAAGGCGCGTTTTACCGACCGGCTACAATTACACTGGGATATTGATGAATCTTGTTTAGACTTGAAAATTCCAGCCTTGACCCTCCAACCAATCATTGAGAATGCCGTCATTCATGCCGTGGAACCGAAGGAGGATGGAGGAAACATCTGGTTTCGGGTCAAAGTGGAAGGCAGCCGGATAGTGATAGAAATTGAAGATGACGGCATGGGGATGCCTGAACAGAAAATCCAACAGATTCTAAACGAAGAATCCCCTCCACCTACAGAAGGCCACTCAACAGGTATCGGCTTTAGCAATGTCGTCAAACGTCTGCGGCTCTTCTACGGATATGACGATGTTATTGATATAAAAGGAATACAAGGCCAAGGAACAAAAGTTACATTGAAAATAAAGTGCTGAATACAGAATTTACCTGTAGATTGTAGTGCAAGGTGTGAGACTCCAGCGGGGGAGTAACGGTAGCTTGAGACCCCACAGGCGAAGCCGAGGAGGCTCAAGCACCGTCCCGCGGAAAGCGAACACCTGGAACGGAAATCTACAGGAGTTATATAGGTAACTATAATAATGAAAGGAGTCGAACTGGATGATTAAACTCCTCATTGTAGATGATGAACAAATCGAGCGCGAAGGCATGCAAACCATTCTAGAAAGAAACTTTCCAGACCTCTTAATCAAGCAGGCAAAGAATGGGAAAATGGCAGTAGAAATGGCAGATGACTACACGCCTGACCTTATTCTGATGGACATCAAGATGCCTGGATTAAATGGGTTAGAAGCTGTTGAACAAATCAGTGCAAAGCATCCTTATACAAAATTCATCATGGTCACCGCTTACGATACATTCGGATATGTTAAAGCGGCCATCAAACTTGGTGTCAAAGATTACATTCTAAAGCCTAGCAAAGTCAGCGAAATTAAAACAACAGTAGGAAAAGTACTTGAGCAAATAGAGCAGGAGAAGGCTCAGCAAGTTAAAAACAAACTCCAGGAAGCGGCACTTGAAAAAACACTGACTCTTGTTGAGACAGATGTTGTCACACAACTCCTCTTCGATCACGTGCATGAAGTTCATATAGACATGCTAATGGAGCTGCTTGATATCCCTTCCACGAATGAAATGTTTGCCATGATCGTACTTTTACCCCGAGGATCTGAATCCAATTATTCTATGATCAAGGATAAAGTAAGGCAGACCAAAAGCGGATGGGTAGGAGCATTGTATGGAAACCAACTGCCAATTATCGTGTTCCGGCAGCCAGATAAGACTTTTAGATCCCAAGCTAGTACACTTGCACGAGATATTCTGACAATCTCAAAAAAAGGACAAGCTACCGATTGGTTTATTGGAATAGGAGAGGTTTGCAGCTCTCTTGACCAAGTTCGCCAATCCTATCAGGATGCCCTCATGGCTACAATGGATACCAAAGCGTTAACCAACTATCGTTTTTACACAGACATCCACATAAGTGTAGATGCTCACAATAGTAGCTTGGATAAAAATCAGCAAAAAGAAATGGCAGATCTAATCCGACTTGGCCAGTGGGGTGATGTTTATATCTATGTGATGAACATTCTTCAATGCTATGAAAAAGAAGGAGCCGATTTACTGCGTACACAACAACGGATGCTGGAGATTCTTTGGATTACTTCTCGTGTATTGAATGAAATAGGAGTGGAAGCTACAACGCCGCTCTATTCTGTGCAAACGACAAATTATCGTCAGCTTCGTTCAGAAACAAAGCAGCTCCTTGAGGGGATGAAACAATCCTATGACTCGCACTGTAATCACTTGGAGGCAGACACCATTCAACAAATAAAACAATACATCATGGATCATTCACATCAAGATATATCGCTCGATACACTTGCCAGAAAAGTAGGCTTGAGCCCAATTTATATTAGTAAAATGTTCAAGGAAAAGCAGGGCATCAACTATATTGATTTCCTTACAGAATGCAGGATGGAAAAAGCGAAAAGACTGATGAATAATTCGGAAAAGAGTATAAAGGAAATTACCTTTGAAGTCGGGTATCATGACCCCAATTATTTCAGCAAGGTATTTAAAAAAATGACTAACGTTTCACCAAAAGAGTATCGTAAAACACTGCTTCGGAATAAAGCTAACTAGCCAGAAAGGGCGGAGGAAATGGAGCTTAGAATACGTAGATTATTAACCATGTTTGTTATGCTGGCTCTGTTTTTTGTAGCCTTGGGCTGTGAAAAGATGGATCGTTCCCTTCAGCCAGAAGGAAAACCGGTTCAGAATACTTCCTTCCTGCAGGATGAAGAAGCAACTTCTAAGGAGGAAAAAATAAAAATTGGTTTTTCTATGGATACCTTAGAAGAGGAAAGGTGGCTGAGAGACCGAGCTTTATTTAAGGCAGCAGTAGAAAGCCTTGGAGCGGAAGTGGAAATACTGGCAGCAAACGGAGATGACGCCTTGCAGGTTCTACAGGCGGAAACTCTAATTAGCCAAGGTGTCGATCTCCTCGTAGTAGTCCCTCATAATGCAGAAGCAGCAGCCACAATCGTGAAGAAAGCACACCTTGCGGGAATCAAGGTGCTTTCTTATGACAGACTAATTAAAAATGCAGAGATTGACCTTTATGTTTCTTTTGACAATGAACGGGTAGGAGAGCTGCAGGCAGAGGCAATAACAAAAATTGTCCCGAAAGGAAAATATGTTTATATTGGCGGCGCGGATACAGACAATAATGCCCACCTGTTTAAAAAAGGTGTCTTCCATGTCCTTCAGCCACTCATAGATAAAGGAGATATCACGGTAGTTTATGATCAGTGGACGAAAAACTGGCTCCCAAGCAATGCTTATGCAAACATGCAGGAGGCGCTAATTGCCAATGAAGGGAAAATAGACGCTGTTATAGCAGCAAACGATGCGACAGCAGGGATGGCAATTGAAGCTCTCATGGAAACGGGACTTGCTGGAAAAATCCCTGTAGCAGGACAGGATGCAGAGCTTGCAGCCGCACAGCGGATAGTTGAAGGTACTCAGACGATGACGGTGTACAAACCGATACCCACTCTTGCTGAAGAAGCGGCAAGACTAGCAGTAGCAATGGCCAGGGGAGAATTTATAGACACAGACCGAAAAGTGAATAATGGGAAAGTGGAAGTGCCTTCTGTCTTGCTGCCGCCGATTGCTGTGAACAGGTCCAATATGGATGAAACGGTCATTGCAGATGGATTTCATTCGAAGGTGGATGTGTATAAAGGGGAGACACGATAACGGGCGTTTGATGAAATCTCAGAGGTACTCTGTTTAGAGCAACTCTGAGATTTTCTTGTCATTCTACATAATAGACTCTCTTTTCTAAAGCCTCCAAACAATACAATCGTCCTCCGTAAGCACAACCGCCATCAATTCCGATGATATTGTTCTCACCGAAGTAAACCTCAGGCTTTTTATGAAGGTGTTTCGTTGGGGTATGTCCAAAAACTACGGTCTTTTCTCCTTGGTATCCATTATGAAATTCATCTCTAATCCACACTAAGAGGTGAGGTTCCGTAAGTTCCAATGGTGTCTCAGGGTGTACCCCTGCATGAACGAAAATATGGGTATCTGTTTCATAATAGTAAGGAAGGGTTTTTAGAAAGTTTAAATGTGGGCGAATTGCCTCATTTATGACAAGTGCTTCCGGCATCTCCTCTGTCGTATACCAATATTTCGCGTCGTCTTTTTCAATTTCATACCCATAATTCTGCAGGGTTTTAATTCCTCCGTTATAGTACCACCTTTTCAGCTGAAGGGGATCTTCAGGCTGATCAAATGCGTCAACCATCATTTTATCGTGATTTCCCATCAGAGCAATCGCGCCTTTATCGGTCAATTCGATTACCTTGTCCAAAACCTGACGTGACTGTGGGCCGCGATCCACATAATCACCAAGTAGCAAGAGTTGGTCCTGCTTGCAGTCAAAGTTAATTATTGCAAGAAGCCTTTCAAATTTCTCTAAATCGCCATGAATATCACTTATTGCAAAGATACGCCTCAATGTCATCCATTCCTTTACTTATAATTATTTAAATTTTATCACAATTTTCGAAAAGCGAAATATTCTGTGCGATTTTCCATTATAATGATGAAAACGATAAATCGGTGGGAGGATGTTTTCCGTGAAAGCAATTCTAATAGGTGTAATAGCTTCTATGTTTTTTGCTGTTACCTTTATACTAAACCGTTCCATGGAACTCTCAGGTGGTAGCTGGCTATGGAGTTCGTCCTTGCGCTTCTTTTTTATGGTACCTTTTTTGTTTTTAATCGTGTGGTTGAGGGGGAATCTTGGACCACTATTTCGTGAAATGCGAACGGCCCCATTCGCTTGGTTTCTTTGGAGTTTTACAGGTTTTGTCCTTTTCTACGGTCCCATTACATTTGCTGCCGCATATGGGCCGGGTTGGCTTGTTGCCGGAACGTGGCAACTGACCATTATCGCAGGTGTTCTTTTAGGGCCTTTCTTCTATAAAGTAGTGCAAGGAGTAAAAATACGTGAACGTATTCCAATGCGAGGGCTATTCATCTCCATCGTCATTTTTGCAGGGGTACTATTAATTCAGACACAACAAGGAAGCGGTCTAACTGGATCGATGATTGTCTTTGGAATTCTTCCCGTTGCAATCGCATCTTTTGCATATCCACTTGGAAACCGAAAGATGATGGAGGTGTGCGGAGGTAGGCTAGATACGTTCCAAAGGGTGCTTGGTATGACGTTGTCCACTATTCCAATCTGGCTGCTTGTTGCTGCAAAGGGATATATGACAGTGGGTGCTCCAGCGCAGGAACAGATTCTCCAAACCTTTATAGTGGCAATCAGTTCAGGCGTCATTGCAACCACCTTGTTCTTTATTGCAACAGACATGGTGAGAGGCAGTCAGGAAAAACTCGCTGCAGTGGAAGCGACTCAATCGACCCAAGTTTTGTTTGTATTGATTGGAGAGGTACTTCTTTTATCAACACCATTGCCGAATGGAATTGGAATGCTTGGGTTATTCATCATTATCATCGGAATGCTTTTGCATAGCTTCTTTACTCAAAAAAGAATAAAGCCAAAGCAACTGGCTGCATGAAGAGTGAAATTCCACCTGGAATCACTCTTTTTTACTGTTTTTGAAATAATAAAATAATCCAATTGTGGAATAGCTAAGTCTTCATTGTCGTGATGAAGACCTGAGTGACAAGGGAAAAGGAGAAGAGAAGTCCTCATAGCTGTTATGAAGACCTGAGTGAGGAGGAAAAAAGAGAAGAGAAGTCCTCATAGCTGTTATGAAGACCTGAGTGAGGAGGAAGAAGGAGAAGAGAAGTCCTCATAGCCGTTATGAAGACCTGAGTGAGGAGGAAGAAGGAGAAGAGAAGTCCTCATAGCCGTTATGAAGACCTGAGTGAGGAAGAAAAATGAGGAGAGAAGTCCTCATAGCCTTTATGAAGACCTGAGTGAGGAGCAAGAAGGAGAAGAGGAGTCCTCATAGCTGTTATGAAGACCTAAGTGACAAGGAAATAACAAAACAGGTGACTTCATCGCCGGTTTAAAGTGATTTTTTATTTTAAAGAATATTTTTTTTGCGATTTTCCAAAATAAAAACATCACGTCCCCCAACGGTTTTCAAGAGGTCTGACAATCCTTTACAAAAACTATATGACATTTGTCATACTCTACATATGACACCTGCTACTAACTTATTTTTTAAAATTGGTTATAATAAATTTTATCAAGTCAACAACGAAGGGATTTAATAAAATGTCAATTCAAAATGAAATGAAAAGCCTTAAAAAACAAGTTGCTCCTTTCGAAAAATCGCAAACTAAAAAGAGTATCTGGCAGTTGATCAATACGCTAACGCCATTTTTCCTGTTATGGTATCTCACTTATATAAGCCTGTCCGTATCCTACTGGTTGGCGTTGGTACCAGCAATCTTTGCAGCAGGATTTATGACACGTATTTTCATTATTTTCCATGATTGTACGCATCACTCCTTTTTCAAAAACCGAAAATGGAACCGTGCAGTAGGTACTCTGACGGGAGTTATAACAATGTTCCCGTTCGACCAATGGGGACATGACCACTCTGTTCACCATGCAACAAGCG
This window of the Sutcliffiella horikoshii genome carries:
- a CDS encoding response regulator: MIKLLIVDDEQIEREGMQTILERNFPDLLIKQAKNGKMAVEMADDYTPDLILMDIKMPGLNGLEAVEQISAKHPYTKFIMVTAYDTFGYVKAAIKLGVKDYILKPSKVSEIKTTVGKVLEQIEQEKAQQVKNKLQEAALEKTLTLVETDVVTQLLFDHVHEVHIDMLMELLDIPSTNEMFAMIVLLPRGSESNYSMIKDKVRQTKSGWVGALYGNQLPIIVFRQPDKTFRSQASTLARDILTISKKGQATDWFIGIGEVCSSLDQVRQSYQDALMATMDTKALTNYRFYTDIHISVDAHNSSLDKNQQKEMADLIRLGQWGDVYIYVMNILQCYEKEGADLLRTQQRMLEILWITSRVLNEIGVEATTPLYSVQTTNYRQLRSETKQLLEGMKQSYDSHCNHLEADTIQQIKQYIMDHSHQDISLDTLARKVGLSPIYISKMFKEKQGINYIDFLTECRMEKAKRLMNNSEKSIKEITFEVGYHDPNYFSKVFKKMTNVSPKEYRKTLLRNKAN
- a CDS encoding DMT family transporter; the protein is MKAILIGVIASMFFAVTFILNRSMELSGGSWLWSSSLRFFFMVPFLFLIVWLRGNLGPLFREMRTAPFAWFLWSFTGFVLFYGPITFAAAYGPGWLVAGTWQLTIIAGVLLGPFFYKVVQGVKIRERIPMRGLFISIVIFAGVLLIQTQQGSGLTGSMIVFGILPVAIASFAYPLGNRKMMEVCGGRLDTFQRVLGMTLSTIPIWLLVAAKGYMTVGAPAQEQILQTFIVAISSGVIATTLFFIATDMVRGSQEKLAAVEATQSTQVLFVLIGEVLLLSTPLPNGIGMLGLFIIIIGMLLHSFFTQKRIKPKQLAA
- a CDS encoding sensor histidine kinase, which encodes MTSIQKKILTLTTVVLVIMSVIWIALTYYNHKTHKQYNDILQRYLSMNEVTKASQQLVTDLNNYTIDPTPDSLDQLTASKEKVQQAKYGVHHLRNTENDFTLTNYMNLIDSLVEATDRSIMFQSENDTEASAQEFAEATRITTYISETTLTLIDTELNTFDRFYRGIMEQSSEVIKLGIWSLLLITCLLLLVTYWFSLTITRPVFQLTKAANELSKGNFDQQVKIETKDEIAFLARTFDRMRININNLISEIKQKAALERELQESKLLLQESQFRSLQSQINPHFLFNTLNTLSKKAYLEGSEETSDLLVSVAGILRYNLKQQDRSVTLHDEIQVLKQYMDIQKARFTDRLQLHWDIDESCLDLKIPALTLQPIIENAVIHAVEPKEDGGNIWFRVKVEGSRIVIEIEDDGMGMPEQKIQQILNEESPPPTEGHSTGIGFSNVVKRLRLFYGYDDVIDIKGIQGQGTKVTLKIKC
- a CDS encoding metallophosphoesterase family protein codes for the protein MRRIFAISDIHGDLEKFERLLAIINFDCKQDQLLLLGDYVDRGPQSRQVLDKVIELTDKGAIALMGNHDKMMVDAFDQPEDPLQLKRWYYNGGIKTLQNYGYEIEKDDAKYWYTTEEMPEALVINEAIRPHLNFLKTLPYYYETDTHIFVHAGVHPETPLELTEPHLLVWIRDEFHNGYQGEKTVVFGHTPTKHLHKKPEVYFGENNIIGIDGGCAYGGRLYCLEALEKRVYYVE
- a CDS encoding sugar ABC transporter substrate-binding protein, which translates into the protein MRRTGILAICVIIILLCHLTFLSAQKVFQSDWQLPQALSSNREEHRLVLITLDMETPFWDKVSEGARIQAKQSDVSLEVWGSYGKNQEDFLKNIEIAIQSKMDGIIIQGLDTEEFKELTKVKAAFHGIPIITVANDVPMEESIRRTYVGSDQYEAGKMIARQILMDMGRVGNVVLMYDKNQEYYQKRRMEGIQDILKFYNNIHMIHATTDDTREQVITTTQAVMNQEPNIDAFIAINANVAGAMIGEISKRSQVEPYHIYSFDDGPETLTLLGQGKLDGVIEQSPEEMGRKSVQLMKEWLNGESVPLDKDGYLTDIRIRKAADVQ
- the xylF gene encoding D-xylose ABC transporter substrate-binding protein — protein: MELRIRRLLTMFVMLALFFVALGCEKMDRSLQPEGKPVQNTSFLQDEEATSKEEKIKIGFSMDTLEEERWLRDRALFKAAVESLGAEVEILAANGDDALQVLQAETLISQGVDLLVVVPHNAEAAATIVKKAHLAGIKVLSYDRLIKNAEIDLYVSFDNERVGELQAEAITKIVPKGKYVYIGGADTDNNAHLFKKGVFHVLQPLIDKGDITVVYDQWTKNWLPSNAYANMQEALIANEGKIDAVIAANDATAGMAIEALMETGLAGKIPVAGQDAELAAAQRIVEGTQTMTVYKPIPTLAEEAARLAVAMARGEFIDTDRKVNNGKVEVPSVLLPPIAVNRSNMDETVIADGFHSKVDVYKGETR